The DNA sequence AACGAACCTTTCCATTTGAATTCCGACCGAAATTTCCGGAATCTTTGGCATAATGGAAAGCACCCATAGTTTGTCTACACTGAGCTCACCTACTGAGCCCAGTAGGGAGTGGAATTTGTAAAACTCCCCTTGTGGATCGGCAAAATCTCACAGCGAAGGCATTGTCACATTCGATATTGGAGTTCAATGCTTTCAATGCTCGGCTAAAAGGTTAGCTCCACATTTGGCTGAATTTGTCCCATCGATAGTTGGACGGTCTTTGGAATTTGTGGcgtttaaaaaattttggCAAAGAACTTGGAACTGAAAACCACAACAATACGTAAACCGCGTGGTgaacttaattttacttttcattcgTATGTATTTACTCATTCGTTAAGAGTCAAACACGTCGTATGTTCGCCCTCAAAGGTAGTTttggatttgatttaattattcTCATCGACAGTTTGACGGTGATTCCCTTGTCTTGCAGCGAAAAAAATCTACGAAGAATTTGACAACAACGTCTGCGCGCTAAATAAGCTTGATTAagcagcttatattttgcgaTCGGCAAAATCATAACGCAGGCATGGATGCATTCGTTTAGAGTTTGATACGTCCAGTGTTTGGCAGAGActaactttgaatttgattgaatTAACCCAATGGAAAGTTTGGCGGTCATTCGATCCTCTTGCAGTGTAAAACTTATAACAACGACGTCGttggtttttaaatttttttaaactatttcttagtcttttttacattttcttaGCTTATAGCTATTGTAGATACACGTACATTTTTTTAACGAGTCTTTTTCTTGGACTCATCAATGTCACGTGTCTAAAGAAAGTTTTGCAGTTTCATTtcagggcctgattacatggtgaatttcagcccgggctgaaatttcgctccacccaccgggctgaaatattgttgcgattacatggtcaatatcagcccgggcgcaaaacgctaatttccgtgagaaagtttactgaggtgcgaaaacacaatagatacgcatgctcgcgctcctttttcagcccgggctgaaaaaatcatagcgattacatggatttttcagcccgtttggccgggctgaaaatcctagcccggtttgagaataccgggctaggattttcagcccgggctgaattgcgccccgggctgaatccctctccatgtaatcgacaacttggttttctgaggatttgtttcagaagccggtctgaaatttcagcccggggtgaaactcaccatgtaatcgggccctcAATCGTTCGCGCGTTGCGAAATGCAGcggcttttgttttaatactGTTTAGCGGAAAATCCAGTTTTCGGTCAAGAACTTAGCTCTAAGTTGAATGTTCCCATCTATAATTTCACGGTCATTTAATTCTTTTGGCGTGAAAAACTGATTAAACTAATCCGAAGCAGGTGGTTGACGgttatttaaaaaagcagTGAATGTAAGCAAAGTTCCTTCTCAATCAACATCTCATACTCATAGAAATTCAGGTAGAGCCAAAGCAGCTGGCCAGGTAGGATCTCTGACAAATAACttgcttccttttcaaaatacCGTCCATAAAGCAGCGCAACATTCACCTCCCTAGAGAGtgttgaaaaaatttagttgAGGACCCACCCTCTGTGCGGCTTGGGTTGGCATGCCtagacacgtgaccagccgaATCCAGGATactttctcgaagtagagaaaggaccctgggaacgaggttgccaatcacagtgcttttttttctcgccTAATCGCTAGTTCTTGATCTGAAACTGAATCGTATTTGTTGAAGTTCCATTAATTAAAACGCTTGTTCCTTTTCCGTTTTTAAGGGAGGTCCGCAATCAGAGAACTTCCAGAGTTAATGAGAGTTCCTCCCCCGGTATTAGCATCATCACTTGAGCCCGAGTTTCTTGTCGTACCAACCAGCAGTTATTCGTACGACAGCCCTCCAACATCAGCAAGTGGTCAAGGCAACAAGgaagaagcaaagaaaagttCTGAAGTTGTCTCGACCAATACGTCAACACCAATATTATCTCAAGATGCCTCACACAGCTGCACTACTGTGTCTTCTGTGATCAGGGTTGCGGAACCGCAATACAGTCAATGTTGTCCAAAGGGAGGCGTTGAAACTGACGAAACTTATAACTGCCGTTCAAGTAATACGATTAAGGCAAAGTTACAAGTAAGTACAGAAAAATCCAGTGAAACGCTTTCTCCTTTGAAGACCCAACGACCAGAGGATCCAGTTGACGTAAACGGTTTGTCATCGTCACCTCTCAGCCCAAAGAAAAGATTTACGGGAACGAGCCCATTGAACTCTGACGTGGGTATGCCATTTTTATCGAAAGTCCAAAGTTTGAATTCTGTTAAATCGCCGTCGTGTCGAAACGACAGTGACGTTACTACAGTAAACAGTGTGGTCCAGCCTGTGTCTGTGGAGCCAGTGGTGTCCCAACTGGAGCACCACAGAGAGAATTCCTCGGTCACCTTGACTTCTAATCACGTGACTGGTTCCCAGGCAACATCTGTGACTGTTCTTTCTTTGTCAAGATCAGTCGAACGTTCTCCTCCAGGAAAAAAGCTAACCACATCCTCATCGAAAAAACCAATCATCCTCTCACGGCGACCTTCTCAGAGCAACGAACAAAATCTTCCACAGGGACTAGTGGTGCTTGTACCTACTTTAGAGGATGCAAAGCGACTAATAGCATCCTCTGGGGGTCAGTCTGATGGTCACACCCCTGTGTTGGTACCTCAACACATGTTAAGTGATGTTTCGAAAAAAGCTGTTACAGAGGAACAAATGGATGCACGTTCTCAGTTGCTTGGCAAGCGATCACATGATGTGGTGTCCTCATCATGTGGAACACAATCAAAGAGACCGGCGCTTGATTCGATTGTGATTGAATGATGGGATACTTCAGTTTAGATAACAATTTTGTTCGTAACACAGTAACTCTTAGGGTCAACAGGTCGTGTTCAGagatgaataaaaaaaagacttttgaAGCAGCTTATGAGAATCCGTTTCACGAGCATACGACGATTGCTTCGAGGGACGATTTTAAGGACTGCGAACGCGATTTTCCACAGGCATCCTAAAAGTGTTACCACTGTCAACTAGTTCAAATCCCTTCCTGTGCTATGACTATCcaatcagaaaacaaaatcatccCAGTGTCTTCTGGGATTGCAGTCTTCTCGAGAAGGACTAAACCATTTCCGtgttcccctcagtctctctttgaaagcgagtctaagtgcgaaatttttattgtggtaattagttctaatttcaatatgaatgaaaactgatattcataacaaagcagactcgctttgaaatggaggctaaagTGAATTCCAAAATGGTCTATTAGGTAATGCGGTAACATCATACTGTTTCGCTCTTCTGATGGTGTCGTCAGTGTTTTTCATATGAGGTATCGTGCTCTGTTTTGTAGTTAAAGGTGCCTTTCCAAATCTCATTCTGAAACCTCTCGGTGGTTTCGCGAAAATAGTCTTTTTTCTTGCCTTAGTTCGTTCATTTCTTCTGCATATCTTCAAATGAAACGATCTTCGAAGTAATAGATGCAATCAGTatattttgaaatgattgGCTTGCCTGCGGATGCCATTTGATGTCAGGGTTTTACTTAATTGTCTTTCTTTCCAAACCGCTCGTTTTTTCAACATATATCGCAATTCATTGTTGTTTACATGTGGTCTTTCTTTTCACCCATTCACTTTTAGTTCCATTATTCCTGCCAGTATCGTTGCCAATAATTCTGTTTATAACAAAGGAACGCTTCATGCTGTTTTGCAGCGATTTAACTTTATCTTGCCTTATTTAAAGGTGAAACTTGGTGCGCCCCTTAAGTAAGAGAATGTAAATACAGATTTAACTGagattattaatatttattaaaagCATAGTTAACTATAATCTTGGCCTGTGATGCCTAGAATTGTGGCAATTTCGGCTCATCGTAaaacttcaaaggaaaaaagcaaagctGATCGATCAGTGAAGGAATATATGTTTCCTTAATAATATTTCGCTATCTATCGTTCGGGGGTCACAAATGTTGACTTCGGCAATGCATAAATTCCTTCTTTGTTCGACAAACGTTGCTTCACCCGGTTCGGCAATACCttattttcctgtttttctaGCCTCTTCTCACTCCTTTAGATAACATATTCGTTTGCTTTACACGGGAAAGGTGAATGATACTATCATGTATTCTTTCCAGTATTGCCAATATTATGCTTGCACTCTCCCATTCTTTCAAGCCTTTCTTTGTCATAGCTTAAAAGAAGGAATCATGGACGATTTTTCACCATGCAGGAATTGAAGTTCATCTTTGTAAAAGTGGAGCTAATTgaattttcagaaatttgCAATCAAATTAAACATTACGACTTCGTTTCAGCTAGGAATTGAAATCTTAACGAAGGCACTTAAAGAACAAGCCAGCCATCAGCAATGATTCAGTCACACGCCTTCAAAGGTTAAACGGATAGCAATAGCACAAGAACCCCTGCTTGGTAAACCTCTGGTATTGCTGTAAGGCACAGCGGACTACTAAGATGGGTGGGAAAATCTTGGAAAGAGATCCCAAATTTCCCAGTGCTCACTTTTACTATATTTTTTCTAATTGGCTTTTCCTGTGAAATATTCTTGCTAAGCGTAAATGAACATTAGCCATTTTATTTGCTAACTAAAACATAACGCGGCTTAATATAAATGACATAAATGGAATAACAGCgatcaaaagctttaaaatgaCTTTCAGTTCCTATTTTAGCGgagcaacttttgagcaaTGGTGTTTAAGCCTCCTCTTGAATTCCAATGACCGTAAGAACAAAAGAGAGGAAGTACAGTGGTTCATTGGTAGTGCGTTGAATAGCGGCGATGAAGTTCTACTTTCACCGCATCCCCAAGACGCgtaaaattatcatgaaaTTTTTTAGTCGCTGTTTTGTGAATTGTCATCGGAAGCCATACGATTGTTTTCATTAAAGCGTGTGCCACACGAAACACCGAAGCCGTGATGATGTAAATGACATAAACGATAGTAGCGATTATGGTTCCAAATAACACAATGGGAACAAACACCCCCAACAAAGACAGCAGTCCGATTGCGAGGACACCGCCTTGGAACAGAAGAAGCGAAAAGAGTACGAAAATTGACGATCCCGCAACAAAGGCTAGAAATAGAAAGAATGGAAGAAAACCAGTGATTATAAAAGTTCCCAGAAAGACAAATGCCACAGGATGACGCTGAATTGTGTGCAtaaatgttctcattttgcTCATCATTTCACACTTGCCCAGTCCCTTGAGCCGCCGTCGCATCGTGTAAAGATAAGAATCTAACCAGGGAAATAAGAGATCGCTCTCAATCATTGCGGGAagaattctgaaaaaaaggtgggaagaaacaaatttttttcctctttttatcTTTGCTCTGCTCTTAAACTATATCCCCCAAAATTAGTAGGGCGCGTCAAAGATTTGACACACAGCTTCATATCTTACGATTCTGAGCCTTTCAGAAAATCGTCTTGAAAACAATACTGAACTTTCAAGTGTGATaccctgatgaagaaaggaATTGGCTTTCGGAATATTGGATAGAACCGTAGATGTCTTCCTTTCACTGCCTTATCATCCCTTTTTCATTTAGAACTTTTCGTTCACAACAGccagaggaaagaaaataatccAAAACACCATCGGCATTTCGAATGCGCGCGGCGTGGTATTTAATAGATTTATCATTGGTTATCGCGCCCTCTTACCTGGAATTTGTTCTTTTGTGAGATGTGGAAAGGATGTGACATTGGAGGAGAACGATAGACTAAGGTTTAGGATTTGCCTTGTAACACTTTCGTTTCAATCAAGTGACAATAGCATGCAATTACGTCATAATTGCAAGTAACCATTTGGAAACAGTCATTCATGCGCTTAAGACCCTTCTACGCGCATGCTCACAATCCAAATCCCCGTACATGTGAATAGTTGTTTTGCACTTCCTACGTACTCTGCCATCTCACTCAGGGAGTGAATACTACTAAGgttttcaagattttattCCAATTCTCTTCTTGCAAGAACCGGACAACTCCATACTGAGCGTTTTGCTTGACACAGCGAAGCAAATCCACTTCATATACGAAGTACCTACCGATTTTCAGCGATATTTTTACCCATACGCCATCTCACTCTTCCTTTCTCGTGGCCGTCTTTATTATGGTGAGCATTTGAGATAATACGAAGGGGAATCTGCTTGCATCGGAACTTCTCTTGCCTTCGCAATATTTTGTGCTTTGTAAAATGAACCCTGAATAATCATTTCTCTTCCATATTTTCTTAGTTTCTTACATAACTGCTGGTAAGACGAATAATTAAGTGACAAAGTGCAGCCATcttatttgatttgttttctcgTGGACTGTACGCGATTCCGGTAAAACCATTATTTCCTACTGAGAAATTTATTCTCATTGGTTTGAAGGCTTTGACTATGCGTAATTACCGAAGTAAGATCGATCGTTATCTTCTTCCTGTGAAGTTATTTTTAATACAGCATTCATATTCCGAGTTCGAATGTTTGAATGCCGTCTTAGGCGAAGGTACGAGCACAAGACCTCCGGGGAAAGAAGAAGGAAGAACTGTTAAAACAGCTGGATGATCTGAAGACTGAACTCTCACAACTAAGAGTCGCCAAGGTGACAGGAGGAGCTGCTTCCAAACTGGCAAATATGTGAGTGAGCTGTGTCACTGTTTCTTATTTGTGTACAGTAAAATGTTCGCGTGAGTGAACTTGGCTGTCAGGCAGTACTCGTGCTTTCCAACTTCAATAAAGGAACAatccaaacaaaactaaaTATCCGTGGCAAGCACGCAGTAATTGCAGAATTGCTGTTTAAGGCTTCAATACACACATCAATTGATTTGGTTGCCTCAATGGGTGATTCATTTTATTCAGAAGTGGGCCAACAAGCTCGATCTAGTCTCAGTTGTCCAGAGGTTGGATAGTGTTATACagcagggcccagttgttcaaagccggattaagctaatcctaggctAGGGTAAATTTTAACGCCAAAAgtgggtttgccacaaaattgtggccagGAAGgtaataaattacaaatttcttttccttaaaccttaatcttgtgaaaaatcctcagggctcgaaataaaggccggtcaacggacaatgtccggactgATTGTGGATTTCACCGGTCAAACTTTCATCTTGCCGGACATGTTGACtggtcaaaattcaatcgtattgaaaatgaaataaatttaaggttcctgctgttcagttgtttcagttgttatttatcgagtcGCTGTGAGTATGTATTGCGGAACttgatatgaaatcctggtgacatgCAACTAGAGCCGTTGTTTACAACTCGCGCATCGAAACGGACATTGGGATTCGCTCACTTCCGGTCACAAAATTACCAAATATTTCCACTTTTATTAgtaattttcaagttgtacATTTGTCCCTTTGTATAAATTAATTCCTTAAGTGgaataaatattatcaaaagCAGTGTACTACAAAGGGACTATAATTCATAGCAacgttacaataattatttcactctTCGCAAGTTTATCGATGTGTTAATCGACCACGTGTGTAATGTAAAAGAGTAATTCATCATAATtatacatttgaccggccACAAACTatacgtgaccgagcaaaaattaatttggccggtcatcgtgaccggagactatccgaaaattatttcgagccctgatCCTCCTTTAAGCatcaataaataacaattaaaatttccacaaATTCA is a window from the Acropora palmata chromosome 1, jaAcrPala1.3, whole genome shotgun sequence genome containing:
- the LOC141891396 gene encoding uncharacterized protein LOC141891396, translating into MESAPSTDYASTATSGTETESSLEEPKAPEGTLLRKVQDAKESILVLKNQVSFAEQCLSLLHNQMKHASDTLAILQDQVELAQRTVNSLTEGSVAGLSIPQPQMTTASSTSCRPQTTSQSDSNEQQVIVHDSDGPKVYSLSKSSISLGNSDWPASREQGQGPCVIQQVQMHCHCPACVSHATVSTPLPCHPSCHPPTGAVLVEVSPEMKQSSHSPSVVGTGKVKSLFPSPSSKTASSDENTKGISGEKEISVKKESVSTSPMAHQLLQVIDVLQTEDDDDRSTTRTSHVSSSHGSPGILYGKGTASWPRTSRRHRKQNMSPVKVLLSHSFSQERSSSGRSAIRELPELMRVPPPVLASSLEPEFLVVPTSSYSYDSPPTSASGQGNKEEAKKSSEVVSTNTSTPILSQDASHSCTTVSSVIRVAEPQYSQCCPKGGVETDETYNCRSSNTIKAKLQVSTEKSSETLSPLKTQRPEDPVDVNGLSSSPLSPKKRFTGTSPLNSDVGMPFLSKVQSLNSVKSPSCRNDSDVTTVNSVVQPVSVEPVVSQLEHHRENSSVTLTSNHVTGSQATSVTVLSLSRSVERSPPGKKLTTSSSKKPIILSRRPSQSNEQNLPQGLVVLVPTLEDAKRLIASSGGQSDGHTPVLVPQHMLSDVSKKAVTEEQMDARSQLLGKRSHDVVSSSCGTQSKRPALDSIVIE